GAATGACAAATAATGATTGTATTTTTCAATAATAAGTATCTAAAAAAATAAGTTTTATTATCAGTTGCTTAGCTAAGAAATATTGTTTTAATAATCATTTGTTAGTATCTGGTAAAGAGGTTTTTTGAGAAAACCCTACGGATTTCCTGCGGCAATAACAGGAAATTTTGGGTAAACGGGGTGGGATAAACGCTGATTGATAGACGGATACAGGGATGACAACGATGATGAAACACGTAAAAAATATTTATTTATTTTTCAGGTGACTATTATGTTTTTGATTATTATTTAATCAAAAGAAGTGGGTGTATGTAATACTTTGGTCTGTAATGCGGCAATCTTGTCGACCAATCGCCATACCTGAGGTGTCAGCAAATTGAAACTAGAAAGCTGCATCGAACTGCGCCAATGCGGTCATGCTCAGGCGGTGATGGGGTCGTTGGTAATTAGGCATGGTGTGCCGCCCCAAACGCTGGAAGGAAAATGCCTTGCCCCACTGTGCGAGTAAGCTCATTGATTAGACTTTGCTCGTTGTCGCTTAGGTTCTGTGCTTGCACGAAGCCTCAACGTTCTTCATACACGCGGAAAGCAAAGTCAGGATCGACGGTTTCGCAATGAACATCCCACAGCAGCTTGTCCAGTTCTGGGTAGAGCTTACGGTTGATGGTGGTTGGCATGGCGATGCCCCTGCTTTGCTTGTCTCATGGTTTTTAGGGCTTGGGAAGGTGTTTGACGGCTTGTTCAAAGTCGCGGTCAATGGGTTGCGGCTCTGATAGCAATGCTTGGCGGTATTTGGCGTACTCCTGCTCGGCTTTTTGTAATGCTTGTTGGTGCGAAATCGTTCCTGCGTTGTCCAGCAGTTCACGCCCGGTCAGGCGCAGGAAATCATCCAGCCGTGCTGCCCAGTCTTTCATGTACATGGGGGTGCGGTTGAGTGCCTGTAATTCGGCGAGTTCGAGATAGGCGGTGACGATGCGGTTTAACACATCCAGTTCGTCGGTTGTCAGGTAATTTTTGGCAATGATTGTTTCCGCTTTGGTGGGCTTTTGACCTGTCCACGTGGTCATTCCCATATTGGGCTGGTCGGCATTGGCGCGGGTGTGGATGATTTCGGCGGCGGTGTGCCCGTGCGCTGCCCAGTGCATCTTGTTTTGCACGCTGGCGAAGAACTGTTGGGAAACCTCGGTTTTCGGGTCGTAATCAATGCTGGTAGCGTAAATGTCCAGCACCTTGCGCCAGAACACGCGCTCGGCAGAACGGATGTCGCGGATGCGGGCAAGCAATTCGTCGAAATAGTTGCCACCGCCGCCGCGTTTGAGGCGTTCGTCGTCCAGTGTGAAACCCTTGACCAGATATTCGCGCAGGCGTTGGGTTGCCCAGATACGGAACTGGGTTCCCCGGTGGGATTTTACCCGATAACCGACGGAGATGATCACGTCGAGGTTGAAGTGCTCGATCTCACGTTGGACATCCCTTGAGCCTTCGGCTTGAACTGTTGCAAATTTTGCAACGGTTGCCTCCTGCGTCAGCTCGCCTTCTGCAAAGATGTTGCGGATGTGGCGGGAAATCACCGACTTGTCGCGTTGGAACAGGTCGCTCATGTCGGTGAGGGAAAGCCACACGGTTTCGTCTTGCAGGCGAACTTCGAGGCGAGTTTGTCCGTCGGGGGTTTGGTAGAGGAGGAAATCAGGTATCATTACACAATATCGCTCAAAGGATTGATTTGTTTGTGAATATCCATAAAAAAGTGCATTGGCACAGGTTGCCTATGATGCCGACAGGCTAATAGAATGATTGGCCAAAATGAGTACTTAATAGCTGAAAGTTCTCTAAACTGATTAGAAACTTCGCATTCCTCAAAAACCTCATCAAGTAATTCAGAAGGGGCTTTGTCAACGCTTATATCAGAAAGTGTTCCTCCATGATTTGCACTGTACTTATAAAAGTGTTCTTCAGATGAATTGCCTGGATACCATACCTGAAAATTACAGTGCTGAAGAAAATCAATTTTCAATTCCTGAATAAGGCGATATGATTCATCAAATCCAAACATGGCAGAAAGAATTGAAATGTATTGATAAAGAATTGAACCTTTGGTTTTAGATTCTCTATATTTTTCTGATTTATCTGTAGGGTGTTCGATAAGCTCTGCATAGCTATTAATGTTTGACGGATATGTACTGTTCGACTGAAAAAGAAAATAGATACAATCACTCATAAGAGAAAGCAGCGATCAATGTCTGACC
The window above is part of the Thiothrix winogradskyi genome. Proteins encoded here:
- a CDS encoding virulence RhuM family protein translates to MIPDFLLYQTPDGQTRLEVRLQDETVWLSLTDMSDLFQRDKSVISRHIRNIFAEGELTQEATVAKFATVQAEGSRDVQREIEHFNLDVIISVGYRVKSHRGTQFRIWATQRLREYLVKGFTLDDERLKRGGGGNYFDELLARIRDIRSAERVFWRKVLDIYATSIDYDPKTEVSQQFFASVQNKMHWAAHGHTAAEIIHTRANADQPNMGMTTWTGQKPTKAETIIAKNYLTTDELDVLNRIVTAYLELAELQALNRTPMYMKDWAARLDDFLRLTGRELLDNAGTISHQQALQKAEQEYAKYRQALLSEPQPIDRDFEQAVKHLPKP